In Trichomycterus rosablanca isolate fTriRos1 chromosome 2, fTriRos1.hap1, whole genome shotgun sequence, the genomic window ACCTCCTTCGAGCTACAGCTGCCCAGGAAAGAAAGGTATGCCAACCTCCCACCCAAAATGCAGGGTTACTAAAACGCCCTAGGTCTGCCTGACACACTGGCACAAAATCTTTAAATAAAGTCAATGCTTTTATGTTGGGCCAAATAGTAACCAAGTTTATACTATTTGTACAATTCTTACCACCAGCTCCATATTTCTGAGAACTCTCTGCTGTCTGTGCAGCACTGCTTGGTAATCAGGTTTACTCAGGATAAGTTTGCTCTGTGATGACTGTTCGACAGAGGGGTTCAGTGTCACACCCTTTTCCTTTCCCAGCTCCACCTGCCTGCAAATGAAACACAACCAGCAGTAATTAAAGCCTgaagaaaaaagaataatataatgatatatttaatataatcagCATGTATGCATGTGGCCACACTCACTTGGCCAGTTCCTCTGCTCTGCAGCGATGTTTTTGTAGCAGGGCTTCCCAAGAGGAACTCTCTGCCTGCAACCTAAAACAATATTTGGAAAACATATTGAACGCAATTTGTGAATGCTGATAAAATTGTTTTTAACAGTTAACAGGTAAGAACTCATGAATCAGGGTTGACATCATGACCTACCTGCTGAGGGCCTCCTTTGTGCGCTCAACAGATCTTTGAACCGCAGGATCACTATAGATGAACAGATTGTTGAAAAGTAATCAGTATGCTGAGGCATTTAGGGGGAAGACGTTTGTTTTAATGCGGCAAAGAAGCGACAGAATGAAAATGCTAATAAGCAGGAGAGGTTTACAGCGATCAGTTTAGTATTTTGCAAACGGTTTATTATACTTGAAAGAAATCGAAGAAAGATCTTCATTAGTACCTATTTTTACAAACCAATAGAAATAGGAAGACACAAAAATGGCCTTTAGTATTTACAGCAGAGCTCTTACACAGGTAGAGAGTGTGTCACTGCTAAGCTCCTACCTGTGTGCAGAGCCTTCCCTTGTACTCACTGTCTTCCTGATTCAGGTAAGTATAACTACTACTTTCGACTTTGTATTTATCATCTTTGTGCTTTTACTATATGTCAGAGTtagtttatgttttattaagtaTGATTTGGTGTATTTTTGGGTCACATAACTTAATGGTAACACATTTTTTGTCTTAAGAAAGATTTCATAAACGCTCTACTTTCAGATACTTCCacgtttttttttgcttgtgtCGATTTGTAAAAAGAGTGTGGTCAGGTCAGGACTGGAAAAGTTGAGCTCAAAATGGTCTACCATTAAGAATCAGTTAACAGTTTAGCTTTGACTTAGCATTTTAGTTttctctgcatttagcagactttttagtctagtacattaaccactaggctacagttgCCCCATACCTTTAGCCATACTCTAACTGGTCATTTTGTAATTCATTCTGGTTTCACAGGAGAAATGACAAAAAACATAGAAATTGAAAAAATAAGGTCCTACTTGTGTACACAGCTTTATACATATTTGTAATCTTCCCTGCCACAGTTAGCAAGTTAAGCTAACAACaccaataaacattaaaaacacacctaTATAATACATGTCCACATTCTTATTCAGACTCATTATGAACaatgtttcattttttattaaacaaaatctGTTCTGGTTTCTATGCTGAATGTTACTCGCACTGAGGTTGGCATTGTGAAATTGGCAGTCATCACGaatcttattattgttataaaatgAATACAGATCAAATGTTTCATTTTTGTACACATAATGGTACacaaatttataatttattttcattaaaaattttaatggtTTGTAAGAATCAAAGCAATTAAAGCAGTAAAACACCAGTGATAATATGCATAATTATTTAAGCATTACCTGCTAGTACCTGAAGATGAAACCAAATTTTCTTCACTAATGGTTTTAGCTAGAATATTCCACTCCTTCTGCAAGGAATTAACTATAAAAGAGAATTACAGGTTTCAAATGCAGGttaaattaataacattaaacagagtgaaaattattataataaataataattacatataataattatattataacaaTTCAGGTGTGGTACCTTGTGTCTGAAATGACTCCATATCAGCACCAGGGAGAGTAAGCAGAGTGTTCTGTAGTCTCTTAACTGTAAACTATACATACAGAAAAAAGAGGAACAGGTCATCAGATAAAGCAGTCTAAAGCAGGTGAAGGTGGTGATTCTAGAAATAATTTTGGGGAAAAAACTAGTGTTTTAGTTGTAAAGGTAATTTTAAAGTATTGTGATTTGGGACGTCTGCTTTCTGCTTTACACCTTCTCATACATGCAAACTGTACATAACACTCTTTTTTTCTGCATTGTTTTCTCCAAACTGTAAATAACAGTTATCATCTGCACTGTTTTTGTGTAAATAACACTGTTCCTCTTTACactttttccccactgtatagtTATGTACAGTTTGGGAAACAGTGCACAGACATAATCAGACCTTTATTTTCAcagtcaaactttttttttaaaaaggcgAATCCCACAAAATCTGGCCAAGGACAAAACATTTAAGTATTTGTGTTTTTCCAGGACCTAAGTGGCCTCAATAATTTTGAcatggaagaagcttggcaaACTTGAACCTTTCTAAAGTCTGGCCAAGACTGGGTATCTGGGCAAGGGCCTTGGTCAAGAAGGTAAGAAAGAACCAGCCAAAATTCCATTGCAGAGATGGGAGAACGTGTTGAGTGGACAACCATTTCTGCAGCACTCTATTAACTTACAATATAATATTTAGAATGCATTTAAACACTCCCCAAATGGAACTGAAACCTATGACATGCCTATCTGGGTCCAAATGTATACACCAATGTAAACTGTAGGATTAAAGCTCAAATCTAATTGGCTTACCAACATACATAACACTTAATCTTACCATCATGTAAGATGTAACACACCTGCATTGCAGCTTCCATGAGTTTTTCCAGCCTCTCGTCATCACTTAGATCTGAGCTGATTGATTTACACAGAGCTGAGAAACAATTGGAAAAGTAAAGAAGGAAGGATTACACAGATTACATTATCAGGCTGCGGCATTGTCTTCAAATGCACCAAAACAACAGCCATATCTCTGAGATAACccagtcatttacatttcaaTGTGCTACTCTGCATGCCTATAGTTGATGACAGAAAAGCAGGCCAAATGGACTCACACTGGGAGGTGTTGGGAAGGGCAGGCAGTGACCTCCTGCCTCTTGTCGACCTCCTCCAAGATTTCCTACGCGAGCGAGGGCTAACATCAGGAGCTGTAACCTCAGCCGCCATCGTCTCTTTCTTTTCCTCTACCTCTGCAGAGATTGGCTTTTGGTCATCTGGTTGTTCTGCTTCCAATGGAGGGACGACCAAGTCGGAACATGAAGTGCGAGGAGACTTTGGTGGAGGTTCTGGGCTTGGGTTTCTGTCTAATGGTCTTTTGGTTCCTTGAGAAAGCTCAGCTGGAGTACTctggattaaaaataaaaatgtgactGAAATATAGCAATTTGTAACTTTCTACAAGTACACCATATGACCAAATGTATGTTgacatgaccatgagcttgttggacatcccattccaaaactattACTAGGAAGATGGCCCTCACTGGCGGCTACAACATCCTCCACAAATGTGTTAATGTAAACGTCAAACTGTTCTCAAAGTTAGTGTTACTCTCTTAGTAGTGTGTTACTCTCCGTACGCAATAAGGAACAGTTGATTAAAAGGGTCAGTTATAAGTCACAGAATGTTTCAAGATTTGCATTATGTATACAGCATTCCAAATTTCTATTTGGTCATTTTATGACATtgtaaatgaattatttttcctatttgttttgtatattctttttttaaattctttttaaAGCTGTTTGGTTTACCCAGCTTGTTTTACCATAgtagcctggtgggtagagctttgggctatcaactgaaaaaggagagtttgaatcccagctctgccatgcagccactgttgggtcctcaagcaaggcccttaaccctgtctgctccaggggcgccatacaatag contains:
- the LOC134309189 gene encoding kinetochore-associated protein DSN1 homolog, which gives rise to MAERQNEKFDEGSEDVDMNCTSTPAELSQGTKRPLDRNPSPEPPPKSPRTSCSDLVVPPLEAEQPDDQKPISAEVEEKKETMAAEVTAPDVSPRSRRKSWRRSTRGRRSLPALPNTSQSLCKSISSDLSDDERLEKLMEAAMQFTVKRLQNTLLTLPGADMESFQTQVNSLQKEWNILAKTISEENLVSSSGTSSDPAVQRSVERTKEALSRLQAESSSWEALLQKHRCRAEELAKQVELGKEKGVTLNPSVEQSSQSKLILSKPDYQAVLHRQQRVLRNMELVLDSQCMMMRGLLSFQEHSQSLVKETSSRLAETAGLQDLPPSPVRQLLNGPKSATSS